The following proteins come from a genomic window of Miscanthus floridulus cultivar M001 chromosome 2, ASM1932011v1, whole genome shotgun sequence:
- the LOC136515853 gene encoding large ribosomal subunit protein bL17c-like: MAAFPSASPSPAISASAWRMASLRAALPALRPSPAGRLRSSFSPAAAATAASVGCLGSFSGLAPVSNLLSLGAENSSFEHRLFGIDARGRIVAMRHGRRVPKLNRPPDQRKALLRGLTTQLLKHGRIKTTKPRAKAMRKYVEKMVTLAKDGSLHKRRQALAFIYEKHIVHALFAEVADRYGDREGGYTRIIPTFPRRGDNAPMAYIELV, from the exons aTGGCGGCCTTCCCCTCCGCCTCCCCGTCGCCGGCGATCTCCGCCTCAGCCTGGCGCATGGCGTCCCTCCGTGCAGCCCTCCCCGCGCTCCGCCCCTCCCCCGCGGGCAGGCTTCGGTCGTCGTTCTCgcccgcggcggcggccacggcggccTCGGTCGGCTGCCTCGGGTCCTTCTCCGGCCTCGCGCCCGTCTCGAATCTCCTCTCCCTCGGTGCTG AGAACTCAAGCTTTGAGCATCGGTTGTTTGGTATTGATGCTCGTGGAAGGATAGTTGCGATGCGACATGGGAGACGTGTTCCTAAACTTAACAGACCTCCGGATCAGAGGAAAGCACTGCTGCGTGGGCTTACCACACAGCTGCTGAAGCATGGAAGGATAAAGACTACAAAGCCAAGGGCAAAGGCAATGAGGAAGTATGTTGAGAAGATGGTCACGTTGGCAAAGGATGGATCTCTTCACAAGAGGAGGCAGGCTCTGGCATTTATTTATGAGAAGCATATCGTCCATGCCTTGTTTGCTGAGGTTGCAGACAGGTACGGGGACAGAGAGGGTGGTTACACAAGGATCATCCCGACATTTCCGAGGCGGGGAGATAATGCACCTATGGCGTACATTGAGCTTGTCTAG
- the LOC136515844 gene encoding NAC domain-containing protein 2-like — translation MGLPVRRERDAEAELNLPPGFRFHPTDDELVEHYLCRKAVGQRLPVPIIAEVDLYKFDPWDLPERALFGVREWYFFTPRDRKYPNGSRPNRAAGNGYWKATGADKPVSPRGRTLGIKKALVFYAGKAPRGVKTDWIMHEYRLADAGRAAAAKKGSLRLDDWVLCRLYNKKNEWEKMQLGKESAAGVGTAKEEAMDMTTFHSHSHSQSHSHSHSWGETRTPESEIVDNDPFPELDSFPAFQDPAAAMMMVPKKEQVDEGSAAAAATKSSDLFVDLSYDDIQGMYSGLDMLPPPGEDFYSSLFASPRVKGNQPAGAAGLGPF, via the exons ATGGGACTGCCGGTGAGGAGGGAGagggacgcggaggcggagctgAACCTGCCGCCGGGGTTCCGGTTCCACCCCACCGACGACGAGCTGGTGGAGCACTACCTGTGCCGGAAGGCGGTGGGGCAGCGCCTCCCGGTGCCCATCATCGCGGAGGTGGACCTCTACAAGTTCGACCCCTGGGACCTGCCGGAGCGCGCGCTCTTCGGGGTCAGGGAGTGGTACTTCTTCACGCCCAGGGACCGCAAGTACCCCAACGGGTCCCGCCCCAACCGCGCCGCCGGCAACGGCTACTGGAAGGCCACCGGCGCCGACAAGCCCGTCTCGCCGCGGGGCCGCACGCTCGGGATCAAGAAGGCGCTCGTGTTCTACGCCGGGAAGGCGCCGCGTGGGGTCAAGACGGACTGGATCATGCACGAGTACAGGCTCGCGGAcgccggccgcgccgccgccgccaagaagGGATCGCTCAGG CTGGATGACTGGGTGCTGTGCCGCCTGTACAACAAGAAGAACGAGTGGGAGAAGATGCAGCTGGGGAAGGAGTCCGCCGCCGGCGTCGGCACCGCCAAGGAGGAGGCGATGGACATGACCACCTTCCACTCGCACTCCCACTCGCAGTCGCACTCCCACTCGCACTCGTGGGGCGAGACGCGCACGCCGGAGTCGGAGATCGTGGACAACGACCCGTTCCCGGAGCTGGACTCGTTCCCGGCGTTCCAGGACCCGGCGGCGGCGATGATGATGGTACCCAAGAAGGAGCAGGTGGACGaaggcagcgccgccgccgccgccaccaagaGCAGCGACCTGTTCGTGGACCTCAGCTACGACGACATCCAGGGCATGTACAGCGGCCTCGACATGCTGCCGCCACCCGGGGAGGACTTCTACTCCTCGCTCTTCGCGTCGCCCAGGGTCAAGGGGAACCAGCCCGCCGGAGCCGCCGGGTTGGGACCATTCTGA
- the LOC136515835 gene encoding methylenetetrahydrofolate reductase (NADH) 1 has product MKVIEKIQEAAGNGRTAFSFEYFPPKTEEGVENLFERMDRMVAHGPSFCDITWGAGGSTADLTLEIANRMQNMVCVETMMHLTCTNMPVEKIDHALETIKSNGIQNVLALRGDPPHGQDKFVQVEGGFACALDLVQHIRAKYGDYFGITVAGYPEAHPDAIQGEGGATLEAYSNDLAYLKRKVDAGADLIVTQLFYDTDILLKFVNDCRQIGITCPIVPGIMPINNYKGFLRMTGFCKTKIPSEITAALDPIKDNEEAVKQYGIHLGTEMCKKILASGIKTLHLYTLNMDKSALGILMNLGLIEESKVSRPLPWRPATNVFRVKEDVRPIFWANRPKSYLKRTSGWDQYPHGRWGDSRNPSYGALTDHQFTRPRGRGKKLQEEWAVPLKSVEDISERFANFCQGKLTSSSWSELDGLQPETKIIDDQLVKINQKGFLTINSQPAVNGEKSDSPTVGWGGPGGYVYQKAYLEFFCAKEKLDQLIEKIKAFPSLTYIAVNKDGESFSNIATNAVNAVTWGVFPGKEIIQPTVVDPASFMVWKDEAFEIWTRGWACLFPEGDSSRELLEKVQKSYYLVSLVDNDYVQGDLFAAFKI; this is encoded by the exons ATGAAGGTGATCGAGAAGATTCAGGAGGCCGCGGGGAATGGCCGGACGGCGTTCTCGTTCGAGTACTTCCCTCCCAAGACGGAGGAGGGGGTCGAGAACCTGTTCGAGCGGATGGACCGCATGGTGGCGCACGGCCCCTCCTTCTGCGACATCACCTGGGGCGCCGGGGGATCCACCGCCGACCTTACCCTCGAAATCGCCAACCGCATGCAGAACATG GTGTGTGTGGAAACTATGATGCACCTGACATGTACAAACATGCCAGTAGAGAAGATTGACCATGCCTTGGAAACCATCAAATCCAATGGGATTCAAAATGTTTTGGCCCTCAGAGGGGATCCTCCACATGGGCAAGACAAATTTGTGCAAGTTGAAGGCGGATTTGCTTGTGCTCTTGATTTG GTGCAGCATATTAGAGCCAAGTATGGTGATTATTTTGGCATAACTGTAGCTGGTTATCCAG AGGCACACCCTGATGCGATACAAGGCGAGGGAGGTGCTACATTGGAAGCATATAGCAATGATCTTGCGTATTTGAAGAGAAAG GTTGATGCTGGTGCTGACCTTATTGTCACACAACTTTTCTATGACACCGACATCTTACTCAAGTTTGTGAATGACTGCCGCCAAATTGGTATTACTTGTCCCATTGTTCCTGGCATAATGCCAATAAATAACTACAAAGGTTTCCTGCGCATGACTGGGTTCTGCAAAACTAAG ATACCTTCTGAGATCACTGCTGCACTGGATCCTATTAAAGACAATGAGGAGGCTGTTAAACAATATGGAATCCACCTTGGAACTGAGATGTGCAAGAAAATTCTGGCTAGTGGCATTAAGACTTTGCACCTTTACACACTAAACATGGACAAGTCTGCTCTAGGAATTTTGATG AATCTTGGATTAATTGAGGAGTCCAAGGTTTCAAGGCCATTACCTTGGAGGCCGGCAACTAATGTTTTCCGTGTTAAAGAGGATGTTCGACCTATATTCTG GGCCAACAGACCAAAGAGCTATCTTAAAAGGACATCAGGCTGGGATCAGTATCCCCATGGACGGTGGGGTGATTCTCGAAACCCATCATATGGAGCACTTACTGACCACCAG TTCACAAGACCACGTGGACGTGGTAAAAAGCTCCAAGAGGAATGGGCTGTTCCACTTAAATCTGTGGAGGACATTAGTGAG CGCTTTGCAAACTTCTGTCAAGGGAAACTCACAAGCAGCTCATGGTCAGAATTGGACGGTCTTCAACCAGAGACAAAGATTATCGATGACCAGTTGGTGAAGATTAACCAGAAGGGTTTCCTTACCATTAACAGCCAACCTGCTGTAAATGGAGAGAAATCTGACTCGCCTACTGTTG GTTGGGGTGGTCCTGGAGGCTACGTTTATCAGAAGGCCTACCTTGAATTCTTCTGCGCAAAAGAGAAGTTGGACCAACTAATTGAGAAGATCAAAGCATTCCCTTCTCTCACTTACATTGCTGTGAACAAGGATGGAGAATCATTCTCCAATATTGCAACGAACGCCGTGAATGCTGTCACATGGGGTGTTTTCCCTGGCAAGGAGATTATCCAGCCTACAGTTGTTGATCCAGCAAGTTTTATGGTTTGGAAGGACGAAGCATTTGAAATCTGGACACGGGGGTGGGCTTGCCTGTTCCCTGAGGGCGACTCATCTAGGGAGCTACTAGAGAAG GTTCAGAAGAGCTACTACCTGGTCAGCCTCGTCGACAACGACTACGTCCAGGGGGATCTGTTTGCTGCCTTCAAGATCTGA